A part of Miscanthus floridulus cultivar M001 chromosome 6, ASM1932011v1, whole genome shotgun sequence genomic DNA contains:
- the LOC136457655 gene encoding uncharacterized protein At2g34160-like, producing the protein MVVEEITEGVKNLAVAGDAAAASGGEGQRRGGGGSSNRIQVSNTKKPLFFYVNLAKRYMQQHDDVELSALGMAIATVVTVAEILKNNGFAVEKKIRTSTVEINDETRGRPFQKAKIEIILGKSDKFDELMAAAAEERGEVEDGEEQA; encoded by the exons ATGGTGGTGGAGGAGATCACCGAGGGCGTGAAGAacctcgccgtcgccggagatGCGGCGGCGGCCTCAGGCGGAGAGGGGCAgaggaggggcggcggcggcagcagcaaccGCATCCAGGTGTCCAACACCAAGAAACCCCTCTTCTTTTACGTCAACCTCGCCAAG AGGTATATGCAACAGCACGACGATGTTGAGCTATCAGCTCTTGGAATGG CCATAGCGACAGTTGTGACCGTGGCAGAAATTCTGAAGAACAATGGATTTGCTGTTGAAAAGA AGATTAGGACATCTACTGTTGAAATAAACGACGAAACAAGAGGGCGTCCATTCCAAAAGGCCAAG ATTGAGATAATcttgggaaagagtgacaaaTTTGATGAGttgatggctgctgctgctgaagaGAGGGGAGAAGTGGAAGATGGTGAAGAACAGGCTTGA
- the LOC136460221 gene encoding uncharacterized protein yields MTGFADDIIRPRDTSYAVVPAELVEYSPFFDGCIGAMDGTHIDVIVDKGVRDDHINRKGRPTQNVVAVCDFDMRFTYIRAGTEGSAHDMRVKRKAEADASFPHPPSGRYYLVDSGYALCLGYLTPYPNKRYWVKEFQTRGATDAQELFNRHHSKLRNVIERTFGAAKAKWHMLKGIPHYQGTKQTQIILALCGLHNYVHELEGQHQPVWVRQPPDLGPLG; encoded by the exons ATGACTGGATTTGCAGATGACATAATTAGGCCTAGGGACACTAGTTATGCAGTAGTGCCCGCTGAATTGGTGGAGTACTCGCCGTTTTTTGATGGATGCATAGGCGCCATGGATGGCACTCATATAGATGTCATAGTTGATAAAGGAGTCCGTGATGACCACATTAATAGGAAAGGAAGGCCAACCCAAAATGTGGTTGCGGTCTGTGACTTCGACATGAGGTTCACATATATTAGGGCAGGGACAGAGGGTTCTGCACATGATATGCGGGTCAAAAGAAAGGCAGAAGCCGATGCCTCTTTCCCACATCCACCGTCAG GCCGCTATTACTTGGTGGACTCCGGTTACGCACTTTGCCTTGGGTATCTCACGCCTTATCCAAATAAGAGGTACTGGGTGAAGGAGTTCCAGACAAGGGGGGCAACAGACGCGCAGGAGCTGTTCAACCGGCATCATTCCAAGCTGCGAAATGTCATAGAGAGGACATTTGGAGCAGCGAAAGCAAAGTGGCACATGTTGAAAGGCATACCGCACTATCAAGGGACCAAGCAAACCCAGATCATTCTTGCGCTTTGTGGATTGCACAACTACGTGCATGAGCTGGAGGGTCAGCATCAACCAGTGTGGGTGAGGCAGCCGCCAGACCTTGGCCCTTTGGGGTAA